The genomic DNA TGTATTTTTCAAATCTTCCCGTAAAAGGATTGAAATATACGCCTCTAAAATAAAAATTATCTACACGTGTACGGACTTCGGCCCCAAAATTGATCCTATCTCTAATGGTTTTGGTCTCAACCTGGTCCAAAGTGTCGTATATGTCATCTAAATTTTTCTTCATGCTTGCGGCATCGGCCTTTTCTTTCTCGAGCTTATCTACTCGCTTTTGAAGTGCGTCAAGTCTCTCAAGAATAGCCTTATAGGCCTCTTCTGGAATTGTGACCATCTTTTGGGCATAGACTAAATCAACTCCACTAAATACTATCAGTAAGAACGCAAGGGCCAGCTTGAACATAAATCCATTACATTTCATAGTACGTTTCCTCCTTTACTTTTTGGGATTAATAGGCTAGCTGGCTGATAACTGTCTTCTTAAATACCTCTCTCCCCTTAAAAAGACTTATCAATCCCCAGATATGCCAAAAAGTATGGCTATCTTGGAATTACTGCTGCAGCAGGCTGATCGCTATCTGCTGCGTGGCCCTTGAGGTAATTGATTATTCGACTCAATTCCTCCGTGGAAATATTTTTGGAAATGTCCACACGATGCCTATTTCTTTTGAAATACTTTTCCCATACTCTACCGGCCTTATCTGCAGGATTTACTGGCGCGGCCTTTCCTCCCTTTTTATGGCATGCACCACACTTGGCCACGAATAGAGCCTCATCGCCGGCAAAACAATGTGTTGTGATGCTAAAAATTAATAAGGTAAAAAAGAAGATGCTCGTTTTCTGCACCTGTCTCACCCCCTTTCCTTTTTAAAATTTCCACCGTAGAATTGACATTTAATTCCCCCTCCTCAGGCTTTATTTTTTTTATCGGAGGAGAAATTTTTTTCTTAAGGCCTTTTTGTGAAAAAAAACATTTTTTATAAATAGGAGAACACCAATGAACATGTTTATTGCCACTTTTAATGCCAATTCTATCCGGGCAAGGAAGGACATAATACAAAAATGGCTCAATAAGACTGGATGCAATATCTTATGTATTCAAGAAACCAAGGTTCAAGACAAAGATTTCCCTTCAAAGGACTTCCAGGAATTAGGCTATAACTGTTACTACAAAGGCCAAAAATCTTATAATGGTGTGGCAATCCTCTCTAAAGAGGAGCCTAACCAGGTATCATATGGAATAGGAGACGGTAAGGATTCGGAAGAAGACCAGGCAAGGATCATCAGGGCATCCTTCAAAGATTTTGAACTAATTAATGTTTATGTTCCTCAAGGAAGGGAAATTGATCATCCAAATTTTAAAAAAAAGCTGGAATGGTTCAGGCGCTTACTAGACCACCTCAAAAATCATCATTCTCCGTCTCAACCACTCCTGATCCTCGGGGACTTCAATGTTGCTCCGGAAGAAAGAGATGTTTATGCCCCGGAAAAGAAAAAAAACCATGTATGCTTCCACGAATCAGTGAGAAAGGAATTTTTTAGCCTGCTTGACTGGGGGCTCTTTGACCTCTTCAGACACTTCAACAAGGAGGAAAAGCAGTACACATTCTTTGATTACAGGATACCTAAATCCGTTGAAAGAAGGCTTGGCTGGAGAATAGATCACATTCTCGTCACAAGCCCAGTACTAAGCCAGGCCAAGAATTGCTATATTGACCTAGAGCCCAGGACCTGGCCCAAACCTTCAGATCATACCTTTTTATGTGCTGAGTTTGAACCCAAATTATGCACTTCAAATGCCTGAGAAAAGGATTTTCCCTGAATATTTTAACAGTTTTCTGCAACTTATTCAGTAAATACCTTCACCCAAAAGGTGCTGCTTAATTACGGCTTCTATATCTCAGACATTTGAAGCCGCAAGGGGGTCGCAATTTTTATCCGAAAACACCCGTTGGGATAATTCGCCTGGTACATAATGCAACAGGTAGAAGGTAGAAGGAAGAAGCAAGCCCTGCCTATACAAAGGCCAGAAGCTGGAGGGCGAAGACATTATAAAAAGTTTAAGGTGCAAAGTTCTCTTCCTTCGACTCAACACTGAACACTCAAAACTTCTAAAGTCCTTTTCCTTCAACTCAAAACTCAACACTCAAAACTCAAAACTTTTATACGGGGGTGACGAATTCGTTCGTCATGAAAGTTTGGGTTGAATAGTAGGCTTTTAGCTAATCATGATTTGTATAGTTCGAGGATCTCCTGTGACTCCATAAAGCCCTTGTGAGTCTCGAACATGATGTCATAGATATCATCAGACTTTAAATCCAAGATCTCCAATATATTAGGGCTGATCCTGTATCTAAAGCCATCTGTCCCAACCCCCACACCTAGATTGCTGACAATGATATTGCTTAACGCCAAAAGGGCGGAAAGCTTGTCCTGAATATAAAGATCGGGATCATGATGGTTCCTAACTGCCCTAACAATGTCCTGTGGAAAATCCCACTGTCTCATGATCTCAGAGCCAATAATTGCATGATCCGCTCCAAGCACCATCCATTCTGCTTCAGTAAAAGTAAAACCTTTCTTAGTAGCTAGATCGAGAATTTTGTCTAACTTTGCTCCTACGAACAGGTTTAAGACGATCTTGCCAACATCATGTAGAATGGCTGCTGTGAAGAGAACAGATGGGTCTTCGAGCTCTATGTGGTCACAGAGGCATTCTGCACAGATACCAGTTGCAATCGAGTGATACCATAGGTCTTCTGGCTTCATCCCATATCCATAAAGCTCTCTCGAAAGATATGAAAGACTTCCACTTGCTACCAGGATCTCTTTTATCTGGTCACGGCCTAAAAGAACTAAGGCAGTATCAATATTAGTGACCTGATTTTGGAGACCAAACCTAGCTGAATTGGTTATTTTCAGGATATTTGTGGTAATTGCAGGATCGAACTTCAGGACGTCAACGAGGTCCTGGGTTGTAGTCTTGGGGTCTTCAATGAGTTCAATGGCCCGCTGAACAGCCTTTGGGAAGGTTGGAAGCTTAGTAAATTGTTCAAAAATGTATTCTAAGGTGAAATCAGGCTGAGTATCTGGCATTACACCTGTATTCATAGCATAATCTCCTTTTTTGTGCCTGGAACTGTCACAACAGGCCCATGGTGCAAGGAAAACCTCACCGACTTATTGAAAGGTCCACCCACATGTTCTCCTTTTAGGTTGAGGCCATTTTTCTCAATAGCTCTTTTTACCAGTGAGTAATTCTGGGCACCAATGTTAAAGACATTAGGGCACTCCAAAAATTGTCCACTACCTATCAGCCATATCTCGAGATTTTCTCTCTGGGCTCCTCTGTCCAATAAAGTGTTAAAAAAAATCCTGATCCCCTCTGAACAATCAAAAACCGGAAAGGAGTCATCCCTTTCAGATGCCTTTGGCACCACTAAATGACAAAGCCCTAATAGCCCATTTTTTGTATCCCGTACGCAAACACATAGTCCGGAGCCAAGATTTTTCGTGACTATAGTTTCATCAGAGCCCTTCAAAATCCTATAGTCCCCCTTAAGGACCTCAAACTCTTTCATGTTTTACTCCTTGGAAGGAAACCTTATAATATATATCGGGATATATATAAAAACCTTAAACCTGTTTTTGTTGCATGTGTCAAAACCATTCGTTCCATCTGCTTTGAGGTAAAGTAACTCAAGCACTTTCAGGAGGGAGCAACTAAGGCCATCAACTGAGAAAAGCGTTTTAATAAACACCTAGAGGGAAAACCACAGTGAGCCCCATGGACTGGATGAAACGAGTGTTTCAAATGCTTACGCCCAGACAGCGTATAGCAAGCAAAAAAAGGAGAAAATCATGAAAAAGGCAAGTTTTTACAAAAAAGAAGATGAAGGTAAGGTAAAATGCTCTCTATGTAGCCATCGATGCCTAATAAAAACTGGTAAAAGAGGAATCTGCGGGGTTAGAGAAAACCTTGAA from Dissulfuribacter thermophilus includes the following:
- the xth gene encoding exodeoxyribonuclease III, with the protein product MNMFIATFNANSIRARKDIIQKWLNKTGCNILCIQETKVQDKDFPSKDFQELGYNCYYKGQKSYNGVAILSKEEPNQVSYGIGDGKDSEEDQARIIRASFKDFELINVYVPQGREIDHPNFKKKLEWFRRLLDHLKNHHSPSQPLLILGDFNVAPEERDVYAPEKKKNHVCFHESVRKEFFSLLDWGLFDLFRHFNKEEKQYTFFDYRIPKSVERRLGWRIDHILVTSPVLSQAKNCYIDLEPRTWPKPSDHTFLCAEFEPKLCTSNA
- a CDS encoding HDOD domain-containing protein, whose product is MNTGVMPDTQPDFTLEYIFEQFTKLPTFPKAVQRAIELIEDPKTTTQDLVDVLKFDPAITTNILKITNSARFGLQNQVTNIDTALVLLGRDQIKEILVASGSLSYLSRELYGYGMKPEDLWYHSIATGICAECLCDHIELEDPSVLFTAAILHDVGKIVLNLFVGAKLDKILDLATKKGFTFTEAEWMVLGADHAIIGSEIMRQWDFPQDIVRAVRNHHDPDLYIQDKLSALLALSNIIVSNLGVGVGTDGFRYRISPNILEILDLKSDDIYDIMFETHKGFMESQEILELYKS
- a CDS encoding chemotaxis protein CheD — translated: MKEFEVLKGDYRILKGSDETIVTKNLGSGLCVCVRDTKNGLLGLCHLVVPKASERDDSFPVFDCSEGIRIFFNTLLDRGAQRENLEIWLIGSGQFLECPNVFNIGAQNYSLVKRAIEKNGLNLKGEHVGGPFNKSVRFSLHHGPVVTVPGTKKEIML